A genomic region of Novipirellula artificiosorum contains the following coding sequences:
- a CDS encoding ABC transporter ATP-binding protein: MTHSKVLAVDRLFKAFGDIHAVSGVSFAINAGEVYGLLGPNGAGKTTTIDMICGLRKPDSGTVSINGKDFSIDPKSAQQSMGVVPQEVALYEELSAEENLLFWGKLAGLSSKLAKERTEHLLHDLMLTDRRRDAVRTYSGGMKRRVNIGCALLHNPQLLLLDEPTVGIDPQARANILEFVRGLTAQGTGVLYTTHYLEEAETLCDRIGIIDHGKLLAEGTLQELQNRLSGDRLFVLEGDFANADPKQWTGFADRFRILSQREHQLILASVDERHPSDCLRELLDIPVRVDNAMVKKPNLNDVFLQLTGRELRE; the protein is encoded by the coding sequence ATGACACACTCGAAGGTTCTCGCAGTTGATCGATTGTTCAAAGCATTTGGTGACATCCACGCCGTTTCCGGTGTGTCGTTCGCGATTAATGCGGGCGAAGTCTATGGCTTGCTAGGCCCCAACGGCGCGGGGAAAACGACAACGATCGACATGATCTGTGGCTTACGGAAGCCTGATAGCGGGACCGTGTCGATCAATGGGAAAGATTTCTCAATCGATCCCAAATCCGCCCAGCAAAGCATGGGGGTCGTGCCCCAAGAGGTTGCTCTCTATGAAGAGCTTTCAGCCGAAGAAAACCTGTTGTTTTGGGGGAAACTTGCCGGATTGTCATCCAAGTTGGCAAAGGAGCGAACCGAACACCTGCTGCACGACCTGATGCTAACCGATCGGCGCCGCGACGCGGTTCGCACCTATTCGGGTGGAATGAAGCGACGGGTCAATATCGGTTGCGCTCTGCTTCACAACCCGCAACTGTTGTTGCTGGACGAACCGACCGTTGGCATCGATCCGCAAGCTCGTGCGAACATTCTCGAGTTTGTTCGCGGCCTGACCGCACAGGGCACCGGAGTGCTCTACACGACGCACTATCTTGAGGAAGCCGAAACACTTTGTGACCGGATCGGAATCATCGACCACGGAAAACTACTGGCCGAAGGAACCTTACAGGAATTGCAAAATCGTTTGAGCGGTGACCGATTGTTCGTATTGGAAGGCGACTTCGCGAATGCAGATCCGAAGCAATGGACTGGATTTGCCGATCGTTTCCGAATCCTAAGTCAGCGCGAGCATCAGCTTATCCTCGCATCGGTCGACGAGCGTCACCCGTCTGATTGTTTGCGAGAGCTATTGGACATTCCTGTTAGGGTTGACAACGCAATGGTGAAGAAACCGAATCTAAATGACGTCTTTTTGCAACTCACTGGACGAGAACTGCGAGAATAA
- a CDS encoding glucuronyl esterase domain-containing protein, translating into MNLSLLGIIATALVLSVTLNAEEFVFEANYDESKIPAYELPDVLAGVTTADDWVAKRVEWYDLLSREMFGMAPPESQGATQFRSAADNTLVLDGKVLLRQLIVELAGKELNLALFLPKSATEKAVPVFLGYNFNGNHTVIDDPAVLLPQSWMRSTSDHQAHEKDRGTSASRWSIEQIVDGGFGLVTLYYGDVDPDFDDGFKNGVHEQLGIPAADQAASIATWAWALSRVVDVLEKVEEVDATKVAVFGHSRLGKTSLWAGASDERIALVISNDSGCGGAALSRRRIGETVWRINDSFPHWFCGNFKKYGNHEADMPFDNHVLLALVAPRPLYVASAEADQWADPKGEFLSCLHADPVYRLLGTEGLPTDTMPAVNEPVHGQIGYHMRSGKHDVTDFDWQQYVEFATRHLSKLGPR; encoded by the coding sequence ATGAATCTATCCCTGCTTGGCATAATTGCCACCGCCCTCGTGTTGTCCGTTACCCTCAATGCCGAAGAGTTCGTCTTTGAGGCAAACTATGACGAGTCGAAGATTCCGGCCTACGAGTTACCGGATGTCCTTGCCGGAGTGACGACGGCTGACGACTGGGTGGCAAAGCGTGTCGAATGGTACGACCTGCTTTCGCGAGAGATGTTCGGAATGGCTCCGCCTGAGAGTCAAGGGGCGACCCAATTTCGATCTGCAGCGGACAACACGCTGGTTCTCGACGGTAAGGTGCTGCTGCGACAGCTGATCGTGGAACTTGCTGGCAAGGAATTGAACCTTGCCTTGTTCTTGCCGAAGTCTGCGACTGAAAAAGCGGTCCCCGTTTTCCTTGGGTATAACTTTAACGGCAACCATACCGTGATCGATGATCCTGCGGTTTTGCTTCCGCAGAGTTGGATGCGAAGTACTTCGGATCATCAAGCTCATGAAAAGGATCGAGGCACATCCGCAAGTCGCTGGTCGATTGAACAGATTGTCGATGGCGGATTCGGGTTGGTGACTTTGTACTACGGAGACGTCGATCCTGATTTCGATGATGGTTTCAAGAACGGCGTTCACGAGCAACTCGGAATTCCTGCCGCTGACCAGGCGGCATCGATCGCGACCTGGGCGTGGGCGTTGAGCCGAGTCGTGGATGTTTTGGAAAAGGTGGAAGAAGTGGATGCGACAAAAGTTGCCGTCTTCGGTCATTCGCGACTTGGCAAAACCAGTTTGTGGGCAGGTGCATCGGACGAGCGAATTGCACTGGTGATTTCAAATGATTCTGGCTGTGGTGGTGCTGCCTTATCACGCCGGAGGATCGGAGAAACGGTATGGCGAATCAACGACTCCTTCCCACACTGGTTCTGCGGAAACTTCAAGAAGTACGGAAACCATGAAGCCGACATGCCATTCGACAACCATGTGCTATTGGCACTCGTTGCGCCGCGTCCCCTCTACGTTGCAAGCGCCGAAGCGGACCAGTGGGCTGATCCAAAAGGTGAGTTCTTGTCATGTCTGCATGCCGACCCTGTCTATCGGCTGCTGGGCACCGAGGGTTTGCCGACCGACACCATGCCCGCGGTGAATGAACCGGTCCATGGACAGATTGGCTACCACATGCGAAGTGGAAAGCACGATGTGACCGACTTTGATTGGCAGCAGTACGTGGAATTCGCAACGCGGCACCTTTCGAAATTGGGGCCACGCTGA
- a CDS encoding multiheme c-type cytochrome, with translation MVFLPTRFTRLLALFSSGLLCFSGSLVSSLSLAEDSPTASVANRRDDVVEAAVSLRVQNESHFLDSKNCAVCHSNSNWAVAMRDAKRRPVAPYDLWQSSMMANSSRDPFWRAVLSAEVAATPSMKGVIEEKCTRCHTPMAAPTPESPDGKVLAYLTNQDQRSQLGLDGVSCTVCHQIADQNLGTDASFTGHFEINQERKIFGPHADPFTMPMQHHVGYTPTHSNHVLKSGLCATCHTVMTHSVDADGRPTAGEFHEQTPYLEWRNSVFNDEVDPPSNEAKSCQACHMPTTDVDGEPIATRIAHNPGGRDFPFLGQRTPFGRHAFLGGNTLMKRILRDNAKELGVIAPAEAFDQSIQTTLQFLQNESAEIEIKTVSVEGNQLRVPVVVRNRSGHKLPTAYPSRRVWVELVVTDVNGQTVFSSGQTNSDGELVDADGNVLISEQAGGPVNEHHSVVNQSDQVQVYETIMGDADGKPTFTLLRGATYVKDNRLLPRGWDPDHADGPATRPYGIGEDRDFVGGSDSLIYEIPIPSPGEYTVKATLMFQVITPRHASELFRFETPEVARFRRLFEQANRKPEALASTTQTVSAGQR, from the coding sequence ATGGTATTTCTGCCAACACGTTTCACCCGGTTGCTCGCGTTGTTTTCTTCCGGACTCCTCTGTTTCTCCGGCTCCTTGGTGAGCTCGCTCTCGCTCGCAGAGGATTCACCCACCGCGTCGGTCGCGAACCGTCGTGATGACGTGGTGGAAGCCGCGGTTTCGCTGAGAGTTCAGAATGAAAGTCATTTTCTTGATTCAAAAAATTGTGCGGTTTGTCATTCCAATTCGAACTGGGCCGTGGCGATGCGCGACGCAAAGCGAAGACCTGTGGCTCCCTACGATTTATGGCAATCGTCGATGATGGCCAATTCTTCGCGGGACCCTTTTTGGCGAGCCGTTTTGTCCGCTGAAGTTGCGGCAACGCCGTCCATGAAAGGGGTGATCGAAGAAAAATGTACGCGTTGCCATACGCCAATGGCCGCGCCAACGCCGGAAAGTCCTGATGGCAAAGTTCTGGCCTATTTGACTAACCAGGATCAGCGTTCCCAGCTTGGATTGGACGGCGTTTCATGCACCGTGTGCCATCAAATCGCGGACCAAAACCTCGGAACGGACGCCTCCTTCACGGGGCATTTTGAAATCAATCAGGAACGGAAGATCTTTGGTCCGCATGCCGATCCTTTTACCATGCCCATGCAACACCATGTCGGTTACACACCGACTCATAGCAATCATGTTCTGAAATCGGGACTCTGTGCGACTTGTCACACAGTGATGACCCACAGTGTTGATGCCGACGGGCGTCCAACCGCAGGTGAATTTCATGAGCAAACGCCCTACCTTGAATGGCGAAATTCCGTGTTCAACGACGAAGTGGACCCTCCGAGCAACGAGGCGAAGAGCTGTCAAGCTTGTCACATGCCCACAACCGATGTCGACGGAGAGCCGATCGCGACTCGGATCGCGCACAATCCAGGTGGGCGTGACTTTCCGTTCCTCGGACAACGGACCCCGTTTGGTCGGCATGCTTTCCTTGGCGGCAACACTTTGATGAAGCGGATCCTGCGCGACAATGCGAAGGAGCTGGGAGTGATCGCGCCGGCTGAGGCCTTTGACCAGTCGATCCAAACGACCTTGCAGTTTCTGCAAAACGAGTCTGCGGAAATTGAAATCAAAACCGTTTCGGTCGAGGGCAACCAGCTCAGAGTGCCGGTGGTGGTCCGCAATCGAAGTGGGCATAAGCTTCCAACGGCTTATCCGAGTCGACGAGTCTGGGTCGAGTTGGTTGTCACCGATGTCAACGGCCAAACGGTTTTCTCGTCGGGGCAGACCAACTCCGACGGCGAATTGGTCGACGCCGATGGCAACGTTCTGATCAGCGAACAGGCCGGCGGACCGGTGAACGAGCATCATTCGGTTGTCAATCAGTCGGATCAAGTCCAGGTTTACGAAACCATCATGGGGGATGCCGACGGGAAACCGACCTTTACCTTGTTACGAGGTGCAACTTACGTGAAAGACAATCGTTTGTTGCCGCGGGGTTGGGATCCTGACCACGCCGATGGTCCCGCCACACGTCCCTATGGGATCGGCGAAGACAGGGATTTTGTTGGCGGCAGTGACTCGCTGATTTACGAAATTCCGATTCCATCACCCGGGGAATACACGGTGAAGGCAACGCTCATGTTCCAAGTGATCACCCCGCGTCACGCAAGCGAATTGTTTCGGTTTGAGACGCCCGAAGTGGCGCGTTTCCGCAGGTTGTTTGAGCAAGCCAATCGGAAACCCGAGGCATTGGCATCGACGACGCAAACCGTGTCGGCTGGGCAACGTTGA
- a CDS encoding LamG-like jellyroll fold domain-containing protein: MTAEGVHALSGMRNLKLLGIGVAGVTSDDMQVLKYMKELREIQLGGQLDEQTLEILTGLPELESVRLGETSLTEKGLQSLGKLTKLRVLGLGYCTITGDGLKYLGSCSDLEVMTLVSATVEDLSGLQALSNLRFLDIINTLAPRNQVAAIQRALPECKIISDSVRGLAWTKTDPDQLACQWLISVGGHGTIVEFNGFLSHLPDGELGIFSEGMFCYLRTVDVADNAAVDDTSLKNLAGLIHLEKLNLKGTSITDACIPHFERLRALRWLKLTGTKLSAEGVSRIAAMLPECGIISEHGGSINGNPGDAPNFALAFDGKTADVELTQIEHNPDGSFTIEATVARAESSAEQINILSAEDSDGSIVMAILANGRPAVQMWERTNVPQSEALSVVQPGTLTHIAGVFDDEVLRVFVDGKLEGTASIGKLAQPSSIFYLGKEFEHGQKFDGTIDEIRISSTARYSEDFTPVERFEPDEHTLALYHCDEGTGGALRDSSGNGHDGWIRGATWVRRSDQANMNRADKDVTNDDLDRKVAEAVLKQGFEGLILVLKSNGEERRPVPGDALPDPSEPFFISRLSVKLAINDSSDLLSDIGRLSDLNALNLHNTGAPQASWQDLSPLSGLTQLEHFSLNHCAVTAEGVHALSGMRNLKFLGIEVAGLTSDDMQVLGDMKELRNIYLAGQLDEQTLEILTGLPELDNVSLTYTSLTDKGLQSLGKLIKLRGLDLRWCTISGDGLKYLGSCSDLEVMTLASATVEDLFGLQALSNLRFLDIVNTLAPPDQVAEIQRALPNCKIISDSVRGLAWTKTDPDQLACQWLISVGGHGTMVEWSGFGAHLPDFELGIFYEGMPCYLRSVDVTDNAAVDDTSLKNLAGLIHLEKLNLKGTSITDACIPHFERLRALRWLKLTGTKLSAEGVSRIAAMLPECGIISDQDGSIDGNPGDAPNFALAFDGKTADVELTQIEHNPDGSFTIEATVARAESSAGQINILSAEDSDGSIVMAILANGRPSVQMWERTGMSQSEALSVVQPGAHTHIAGVFDDEVLRVFVDGKLEGTASIGKLSQPSSIFHLGKNFEHGQNFTIDEIRISSTARYSEDFTPVERFEPDEHTLALYHCDEGTGGALRDSSGNGHDGWIRGATWVKSSDHTPEREVVLKPEGSLSEAENLDQDDSIEIVIE, from the coding sequence TTGCAGCGATCTCGAGGTTATGACCCTAGTTAGTGCTACCGTAGAGGATCTCTCCGGGCTGCAAGCCTTGTCGAATCTCCGATTTCTGGACATAATAAATACGTTAGCGCCACGCAATCAGGTCGCCGCAATTCAGAGGGCGTTACCCGAGTGCAAAATCATCTCTGATTCGGTCCGTGGGCTAGCATGGACGAAAACCGACCCTGACCAACTGGCATGCCAGTGGCTGATTTCCGTCGGTGGACACGGAACAATAGTCGAGTTCAACGGATTCCTTTCACATCTTCCCGACGGCGAATTAGGGATCTTCTCAGAAGGCATGTTCTGCTATCTCCGCACCGTTGATGTTGCCGATAATGCAGCGGTTGATGACACCAGCTTAAAGAACCTCGCCGGGTTGATCCATCTGGAAAAGCTGAACTTAAAAGGCACGTCGATTACCGATGCGTGCATCCCCCACTTCGAACGCCTTCGCGCTCTGAGATGGCTGAAACTGACCGGCACGAAACTCTCTGCCGAGGGTGTCAGCCGGATCGCAGCGATGCTTCCTGAGTGCGGGATCATCAGCGAGCACGGCGGCAGCATCAATGGGAATCCAGGCGACGCACCTAATTTCGCACTTGCGTTTGACGGTAAAACGGCCGATGTCGAACTCACACAAATCGAACATAACCCCGACGGCTCCTTCACAATCGAAGCGACGGTGGCTCGGGCGGAATCGTCGGCCGAACAGATCAATATCCTAAGCGCCGAAGACAGCGATGGTTCCATTGTCATGGCGATTCTCGCTAACGGTCGTCCCGCAGTTCAAATGTGGGAGAGGACGAACGTGCCCCAAAGCGAAGCGTTGAGCGTGGTTCAGCCCGGCACACTTACTCATATTGCGGGCGTTTTTGACGACGAAGTCTTGCGTGTTTTCGTGGACGGCAAACTGGAAGGAACCGCGTCGATAGGAAAACTTGCTCAGCCGTCCAGTATTTTTTATCTAGGAAAGGAGTTCGAGCACGGGCAGAAGTTCGACGGCACGATCGACGAAATTCGGATCTCCAGCACCGCTCGCTACAGCGAGGACTTCACGCCAGTCGAGCGATTCGAACCGGACGAACACACGCTGGCTCTCTATCACTGTGACGAGGGTACCGGCGGTGCGTTGCGAGACTCCTCCGGCAATGGCCACGACGGCTGGATCCGCGGGGCGACATGGGTCCGGCGCTCCGATCAGGCCAACATGAACCGCGCCGACAAGGACGTTACCAACGACGACCTCGATCGCAAGGTTGCCGAAGCAGTGCTCAAACAGGGTTTCGAAGGACTCATTCTCGTGTTGAAATCGAATGGCGAAGAGCGACGGCCTGTACCCGGAGATGCATTGCCGGACCCCAGCGAACCTTTCTTTATTTCACGTCTTAGCGTCAAACTTGCGATCAACGACTCAAGCGATCTTCTCTCTGATATAGGACGTCTTTCGGATCTGAATGCCCTTAATTTGCATAACACTGGTGCGCCGCAGGCGTCTTGGCAAGACCTGTCCCCTCTGAGTGGATTAACACAACTCGAACATTTCTCACTTAACCATTGTGCCGTGACGGCTGAAGGAGTTCACGCGTTGTCAGGGATGCGAAATCTGAAATTCCTTGGGATCGAGGTTGCTGGCCTGACATCGGATGACATGCAAGTTCTTGGGGACATGAAAGAACTTCGAAACATCTATCTCGCTGGCCAACTTGACGAACAAACGTTGGAGATTTTGACGGGATTACCGGAGCTAGATAATGTTTCGTTGACCTATACCTCACTGACAGATAAGGGGCTACAGTCTCTCGGAAAGTTAATAAAGCTCCGCGGTTTAGATCTTCGTTGGTGCACCATTTCTGGAGACGGCTTGAAATACCTAGGAAGTTGCAGCGATCTCGAGGTTATGACCCTAGCTAGTGCTACCGTAGAGGATCTTTTCGGGCTGCAAGCCTTGTCGAATCTCCGATTTCTGGACATTGTCAATACGTTAGCGCCACCCGATCAGGTCGCTGAAATTCAGAGGGCATTACCCAACTGCAAAATCATCTCTGATTCGGTCCGTGGGCTAGCATGGACGAAAACCGACCCTGACCAATTGGCATGCCAGTGGCTGATTTCCGTCGGTGGACACGGAACGATGGTCGAGTGGAGCGGATTTGGTGCGCATCTGCCCGACTTCGAATTGGGGATCTTCTACGAAGGCATGCCCTGCTATCTCCGTAGCGTTGATGTTACCGATAATGCAGCGGTTGATGACACCAGCTTAAAGAACCTCGCCGGGTTGATTCATCTGGAAAAGCTGAACTTAAAAGGCACGTCGATTACCGATGCGTGCATCCCCCACTTCGAACGCCTTCGCGCCCTGAGATGGCTGAAACTGACCGGCACGAAACTCTCTGCCGAGGGTGTCAGCCGGATCGCAGCGATGCTTCCTGAGTGCGGGATCATCAGCGATCAGGATGGCAGCATTGATGGGAATCCAGGCGACGCACCTAATTTCGCACTTGCGTTCGACGGTAAAACGGCCGATGTCGAACTCACACAAATCGAACATAACCCCGACGGCTCCTTCACAATCGAAGCGACGGTGGCTCGGGCGGAATCGTCGGCCGGACAGATCAATATCCTAAGCGCCGAAGACAGCGATGGTTCCATTGTCATGGCGATTCTCGCTAACGGTCGTCCCTCAGTTCAAATGTGGGAGAGGACGGGCATGTCCCAAAGCGAAGCGTTGAGCGTGGTTCAGCCCGGCGCACATACTCATATTGCGGGCGTTTTTGACGACGAAGTCCTGCGTGTTTTTGTAGACGGCAAACTGGAAGGAACCGCGTCGATAGGAAAACTTTCTCAGCCGTCCAGTATTTTTCATCTAGGAAAGAATTTCGAGCACGGGCAGAACTTCACGATCGACGAAATCCGGATTTCCAGCACCGCTCGCTACAGCGAGGACTTCACGCCAGTCGAGCGATTCGAACCGGACGAACACACGCTGGCTCTCTATCACTGTGACGAGGGTACCGGCGGTGCGTTGCGAGACTCCTCCGGCAATGGCCACGACGGCTGGATTCGCGGTGCGACCTGGGTCAAATCCTCCGATCACACGCCCGAGCGCGAAGTCGTCTTGAAGCCCGAGGGGAGTCTTTCCGAAGCGGAGAACCTCGATCAAGATGACTCGATCGAGATTGTGATAGAATGA